In a genomic window of Rhododendron vialii isolate Sample 1 chromosome 12a, ASM3025357v1:
- the LOC131311526 gene encoding pentatricopeptide repeat-containing protein At2g27610 has translation MLSTKLLPNIGRTRATFTSKCLRFTTPTTTSLTLDSYRETSFQSNVYARNRVIDNQIKSGALNTALKLFDEMPIRDVVTWNLVISGCGRYGHPSQALCLYNQMISQGIKESGSTLSSVLSICCDAGLYDGGIQVHSRVIVLGFSMNHYVASSLVDLYMHIGLVGLSLKLFNDLSHRNLAVWNSVLHGFCELGRSNDLLGSFFSMNLEGVEPNGLSFCYLIRGCGSERLLDEGKQLHCCAFKLGWVAANLFVANALVDFYSACGCFVDAKKSFETIPLEDVISWNSVVSVYAENGFVLDALEMFTWMQLWGKRPSVRSFLGFLGLSSWTQNLIIGRQIHCCVLKSGFDCGSVHVQSALIDMYGKCGEIDNSVSLFESVPARSLGCCNSLMTSLLYCGIIEDVVEMFGLMLDEGIGFDEVSLSTTLKALSVSISGSLASCTLVHCCAIKSGFESEIAVSCSLIDAYSKSGHVTLSQQVFEKLSSPNVICFTAIINGYARNGMARKCLELLGIMIQRGLKLDKVTFLAVLIGCDHAGLVEEGKMVFDSMKSIHGIEQERQHYSCLVDLLGRAGLLDEAEELIKQAPVKGASVMWSSLLHSCRVHKNETVGHRAAEILMELEPENHAAWFQASKFYSEIGDFEMSVQVKEIAMAKKMRKEIGYSLIEVNDHICH, from the coding sequence ATGCTAAGCACAAAATTACTACCAAACATTGGCCGTACAAGAGCAACCTTTACAAGCAAGTGCCTCCGCTTCACTACACCAACCACTACTTCACTAACACTAGACTCGTACCGTGAAACCAGTTTTCAGTCAAATGTTTACGCACGTAACAGAGTAATAgacaatcaaatcaaatctggGGCTTTAAATACAGCCCTCAAACTGTTCGACGAAATGCCCATTCGTGATGTTGTTACTTGGAACTTGGTAATTTCCGGGTGTGGCCGTTATGGACATCCAAGTCAAGCTCTGTGTCTCTATAACCAAATGATTTCCCAGGGGATTAAAGAAAGTGGGTCCACTCTTTCATCTGTTTTGAGTATATGTTGCGATGCGGGGTTGTATGATGGGGGAATCCAAGTTCACAGTAGGGTGATTGTATTGGGATTCAGTATGAACCATTATGTAGCAAGTTCTCTTGTTGATCTTTATATGCATATCGGTCTTGTTGGTTTGTCTTTGAAGTTGTTCAATGACTTGTCACATCGGAACTTAGCTGTATGGAATTCGGTTTTACATGGATTTTGTGAACTGGGTCGATCAAACGATTTGTTGGGTTCATTTTTCAGTATGAATTTGGAGGGTGTTGAGCCTAATGGGCTCAGTTTTTGTTATTTGATTCGTGGGTGTGGTAGTGAGAGGCTTTTGGATGAAGGGAAACAGTTGCATTGTTGTGCATTTAAACTAGGATGGGTGGCAGCAAATTTATTTGTTGCGAATGCTTTGGTAGATTTTTATTCTGCTTGTGGTTGCTTCGTTGATGCAAAGAAATCATTTGAAACAATCCCACTTGAGGATGTGATCTCGTGGAACTCGGTTGTTTCTGTCTATGCTGAAAATGGGTTTGTGCTTGATGCTCTTGAAATGTTCACCTGGATGCAGCTATGGGGGAAGAGGCCATCAGTTCGTTCATTTTTGGGGTTCTTGGGTTTATCAAGTTGGACTCAAAATCTCATCATAGGGAGGCAAATTCACTGTTGTGTCCTAAAATCGGGTTTCGACTGTGGAAGTGTTCATGTTCAATCTGCTTTGATCGATATGTACGGAAAATGTGGTGAGATCGACAATTCAGTATCATTGTTTGAGAGTGTTCCAGCGAGAAGTCTGGGTTGTTGTAACTCACTAATGACATCTTTATTGTATTGTGGCATCATAGAAGACGTGGTGGAGATGTTTGGTTTGATGCTTGATGAAGGAATTGGATTTGATGAAGTAAGTCTCTCCACGACACTGAAAGCATTATCAGTGTCTATTTCCGGAAGTTTGGCTAGCTGCACATTGGTGCACTGTTGCGCGATTAAATCAGGTTTTGAATCTGAAATTGCAGTCTCATGTTCATTGATCGATGCATATTCCAAATCTGGTCATGTCACACTTTCTCAACAAGTTTTTGAGAAACTTTCTTCACCAAATGTCATTTGCTTCACAGCAATCATTAATGGATATGCCCGGAATGGAATGGCAAGAAAATGCCTTGAACTTCTTGGCATAATGATCCAAAGGGGTTTGAAACTTGATAAAGTGACATTCTTGGCTGTTTTAATAGGGTGCGACCATGCGGGGCTTGTTGAAGAAGGGAAAATGGTGTTCGATTCAATGAAATCCATCCATGGTATCGAACAAGAAAGGCAGCATTATTCATGTCTGGTTGATCTTCTTGGTCGTGCAGGTTTACTAGATGAAGCCGAAGAGTTGATAAAACAAGCACCGGTGAAGGGTGCATCTGTAATGTGGAGCTCGCTACTGCATAGTTGTAGGGTCCACAAAAATGAAACGGTGGGACATAGAGCAGCGGAAATCTTGATGGAGCTTGAACCAGAAAATCACGCGGCTTGGTTTCAAGCTTCGAAATTTTATTCTGAAATTGGAGATTTTGAAATGTCAGTTCAAGTTAAAGAGATTGCGATGGCTAAGAAGATGAGGAAGGAGATTGGTTACAGTTTGATTGAAGTGAATGATCACATTTGCCACTGA
- the LOC131311527 gene encoding probable polygalacturonase At1g80170 isoform X2, whose product MDKIFFTSFVCLLIFAIGTAETISSENIAVFEELESFNIEEGDDIENFELPFWKSEHGSKVLVNVDGFGAVGDGVSDDTQAFVNAWKQACTTPRSVFLVPIGRRYLVNATRFKGPCADTLIVQIDGTIIAPDEPKNWDPNYARIWLDFSNLTGVLFQGGGVIDGSGSKWWAASCKRNKSNPCKGAPTALTIDSSSAVKVKGLTIRNSQQMHFVVSKSVSVRLSDIQISAPGDSPNTDGIHITGSTDVVLQNCNIGTGDDCISIVNGSSNIKMKTIYCGPGHGISIGSLGKDNSTGLVTKVVLDTAFLRETANGLRIKTWQTSAVQISQIMYRNISGTSKSERAMKFACSDTFPCKNIILNNINLEKKDGTVETYCNSATGIGYGYIQPSAECLTSTDKDFIIEQTQEVKPGKTRRENLIHTEL is encoded by the exons ATGGACAAAATCTTCTTTACTTCCTTTGTATGTCTTCTGATTTTCGCTATTGGGACTGCAGAAACCATTTCGTCTGAGAACATTGCTGTTTTTGAAGAGCTTGAAAGCTTCAACATAGAAGAAGGAGATgatattgaaaattttgaattgccATTCTGGAAGAGTGAACATGGTAGCAAGGTTCTTGTGAATGTTGATGGTTTTGGAGCAGTTGGAGATGGAGTTTCTGATGATACCCAG GCCTTTGTAAATGCATGGAAGCAAGCTTGCACTACACCAAGATCAGTTTTCTTGGTTCCCATAGGACGCCGTTATCTTGTAAATGCAACAAGATTTAAAGGGCCATGTGCTGACACGTTAATTGTTCAGATTGATGGAACAATCATAGCACCAGACGAACCAAAAAACTGGGATCCCAATTACGCCCGAATTTGGCTTGATTTTTCCAATCTGACAGGAGTCCTTTTCCAGGGGGGTGGAGTTATTGATGGTTCAGGCAGTAAATGGTGGGCAGCTTCTTGCAAAAGGAACAAGTCTAAT CCTTGCAAAGGAGCACCAACT GCATTAACTATTGATTCAAGCTCAGCTGTCAAGGTGAAAGGCCTTACTATACGAAACAGCCAACAGATGCATTTCGTAGTTTCCAAATCGGTTTCTGTGCGGTTGTCTGATATACAAATTTCTGCTCCAGGAGACAGTCCAAACACCGATGGGATCCATATTACTGGATCTACAGATGTTGTTCTCCAGAACTGTAACATTGGAACAG GGGATGACTGCATCTCGATCGTCAACGGTAGCTCAAATATCAAGATGAAGACAATCTATTGTGGACCCGGTCATGGAATTAG CATAGGAAGCTTAGGGAAGGACAACTCCACAGGCTTAGTCACAAAGGTGGTTTTGGATACAGCATTCCTCAGGGAGACCGCCAATGGCCTCCGAATTAAGACGTGGCAG acATCAGCTGTGCAAATAAGTCAAATCATGTACCGGAACATCAGTGGGACCTCAAAGAGCGAAAGAGCCATGAAATTTGCATGCAGCGACACCTTTCCATGCAAAAACATAATCCTGAACAACATCAACCTAGAGAAGAAAGATGGCACTGTTGAGACATATTGCAACTCTGCCACCGGGATTGGTTACGGATACATCCAGCCTTCAGCGGAATGCCTGACTTCCACCGACAAGGACTTCATTATTGAGCAGACTCAAGAGGTTAAGCCTGGAAAAACCAGGAGAGAGAATCTCATTCATACTGAGCTTTGA
- the LOC131311527 gene encoding probable polygalacturonase At1g80170 isoform X1: protein MDKIFFTSFVCLLIFAIGTAETISSENIAVFEELESFNIEEGDDIENFELPFWKSEHGSKVLVNVDGFGAVGDGVSDDTQAFVNAWKQACTTPRSVFLVPIGRRYLVNATRFKGPCADTLIVQIDGTIIAPDEPKNWDPNYARIWLDFSNLTGVLFQGGGVIDGSGSKWWAASCKRNKSNPCKGAPTALTIDSSSAVKVKGLTIRNSQQMHFVVSKSVSVRLSDIQISAPGDSPNTDGIHITGSTDVVLQNCNIGTGDDCISIVNGSSNIKMKTIYCGPGHGISIGSLGKDNSTGLVTKVVLDTAFLRETANGLRIKTWQGGSGYVRSVRYQNVRMEDVSNPIIIDQFYCDSPIACQNQTSAVQISQIMYRNISGTSKSERAMKFACSDTFPCKNIILNNINLEKKDGTVETYCNSATGIGYGYIQPSAECLTSTDKDFIIEQTQEVKPGKTRRENLIHTEL, encoded by the exons ATGGACAAAATCTTCTTTACTTCCTTTGTATGTCTTCTGATTTTCGCTATTGGGACTGCAGAAACCATTTCGTCTGAGAACATTGCTGTTTTTGAAGAGCTTGAAAGCTTCAACATAGAAGAAGGAGATgatattgaaaattttgaattgccATTCTGGAAGAGTGAACATGGTAGCAAGGTTCTTGTGAATGTTGATGGTTTTGGAGCAGTTGGAGATGGAGTTTCTGATGATACCCAG GCCTTTGTAAATGCATGGAAGCAAGCTTGCACTACACCAAGATCAGTTTTCTTGGTTCCCATAGGACGCCGTTATCTTGTAAATGCAACAAGATTTAAAGGGCCATGTGCTGACACGTTAATTGTTCAGATTGATGGAACAATCATAGCACCAGACGAACCAAAAAACTGGGATCCCAATTACGCCCGAATTTGGCTTGATTTTTCCAATCTGACAGGAGTCCTTTTCCAGGGGGGTGGAGTTATTGATGGTTCAGGCAGTAAATGGTGGGCAGCTTCTTGCAAAAGGAACAAGTCTAAT CCTTGCAAAGGAGCACCAACT GCATTAACTATTGATTCAAGCTCAGCTGTCAAGGTGAAAGGCCTTACTATACGAAACAGCCAACAGATGCATTTCGTAGTTTCCAAATCGGTTTCTGTGCGGTTGTCTGATATACAAATTTCTGCTCCAGGAGACAGTCCAAACACCGATGGGATCCATATTACTGGATCTACAGATGTTGTTCTCCAGAACTGTAACATTGGAACAG GGGATGACTGCATCTCGATCGTCAACGGTAGCTCAAATATCAAGATGAAGACAATCTATTGTGGACCCGGTCATGGAATTAG CATAGGAAGCTTAGGGAAGGACAACTCCACAGGCTTAGTCACAAAGGTGGTTTTGGATACAGCATTCCTCAGGGAGACCGCCAATGGCCTCCGAATTAAGACGTGGCAG GGAGGATCAGGTTATGTTCGTTCCGTGCGTTACCAAAATGTGAGGATGGAGGATGTTTCAAATCCCATTATTATTGACCAATTCTACTGTGACTCCCCGATTGCTTGTCAGAACCAG acATCAGCTGTGCAAATAAGTCAAATCATGTACCGGAACATCAGTGGGACCTCAAAGAGCGAAAGAGCCATGAAATTTGCATGCAGCGACACCTTTCCATGCAAAAACATAATCCTGAACAACATCAACCTAGAGAAGAAAGATGGCACTGTTGAGACATATTGCAACTCTGCCACCGGGATTGGTTACGGATACATCCAGCCTTCAGCGGAATGCCTGACTTCCACCGACAAGGACTTCATTATTGAGCAGACTCAAGAGGTTAAGCCTGGAAAAACCAGGAGAGAGAATCTCATTCATACTGAGCTTTGA